Genomic DNA from Gilliamella sp. ESL0441:
GTTAAAAATGGGTTAATGAAGGCTAATCCTGCTCGTGGCGTGTTAAATCCCAAAGTAGGGCAACATCTTCCCAAAAATATCGATATTGATGAAATTAATCAATTGCTTAATATTGAGTATAATGATCCTTTATCTGTCCGTGATCGAGCAATGCTTGAAGTTATGTACGGTTCAGGTCTTCGTCTTTCTGAATTAGTCAATATTAATTGCCGAGAATTGAACTTAATCGATGGTGAAATACGTGTGATAGGGAAAGGTAATAAAGAACGAAAACTACCACTTGGCAGAGAATCGATTAAATGGATTAAACATTGGTTATCAATGAGAGATTTTTTAGAGCCTCAAGATGATGCTTTATTTATATCAAAATTGGGGCGTCGAATTTCACCAAGAAATGTTGAAAAAAGATTCGCAGAGTGGGGAATCAAGCAGGGATTAAGTTCGCATATTCATCCGCATAAATTGCGTCACTCTTTTGCGACCCATATGTTAGAATCCAGTCGAGATTTGCGTGCGGTGCAAGAGTTACTCGGACATGCCGATTTGTCAACCACTCAAGTTTATACTCACCTTGATTTTTCACATTTATCAGATGTTTATGATTCTGCACATCCAAGAGCAAAAAGAGGAAGAAAGTAATGCGTTTTTACCGATCAATTAACCGCATTCAAGCGATGACATTTGATCTTGATGATACGTTATATGACAACAGCATGATTGTTGAAAGAGCTGAAGATGAAATCATCAAAACACTAAGACAACATGAACAGCTAAAAAATATCACCTTGTCAGATCTTCATACTGAAAAACAACAGGTATTAGCTCTAAATCCCGAAATCTATCACGATGTGGTTATTTGGCGAATCGAAACGATTAAATCTCTACTCCTTAAAATGGGGGTATCCACATTTAACATTGATGATATCGTTCAGCAATCTATGGCGTGCTTTAACTTTTGGCGTCATAAAATGCAAATCTCTGAATCAACGCATCAATTATTGGCAACACTTGCCAGTAAAATACCCTTAGCGGTGATCACCAATGGCAATGTGGATATTCATAAAATAGGATTAAGTGATTACTTTCAATTTTCACTGCGGGGTGGGGCGGATGGTCGTTCTAAACCTTTTCCTGAGATATTCAATTTGGCCGTTAACAAGTTAGCCGTACCAGCAAAGCACGTTTTACATATCGGTGATAATCTATTAACAGATGTTAACGGCGCAGTAAATAATGGTTTATTAGCTTGTTGGATTAATATTTATGGGCAAGATATTTATCATCTTGGTGATGCCAGATGTTTGCCGCATATTGAAATCAATCATTTATCAGAACTGGATAATCTGCTATAATTTATTTTAAATATGTATAAATAGACAGTAAGCTACACGATCATCATCAATTGCTTTAAAATTACGCCTATCTTTACATCCTTTTTGATGACAACCTAAGCACGACAGATTAACTGAAAAGAATTGATTGATATTAGGTTTAAATTCAAAACCTATCAAGAATTGCTATGATTACTACAGGTTTTAACATAATGGAAAAAAAACAATCATTATTAGACGACCTTAATACCGAACAGAAAGATGCGGTGACCACCGATAATCAATACACCATTGTGCTTGCCGGTGCTGGTAGTGGAAAAACACGGGTACTCGTTCATCGTATTGCATGGCTTTGTATTGAAAAACATTATTCGCCTCATTCCATTTTTGCCGTTACATTCACCAATAAAGCTGCGGCTGAAATGCAAGAGCGTATACAACATCTCATTGGTGAAGGTTATTTTAATGGTATGTGGGTTGGAACATTTCATGGATTAACCCACCGTTTATTACGCATGTTCTCTCAGCAAGCTAAATTACCATCCAATTTTCAATTGATCGATACTGAAGATCAGATCCGCCTTATTAAACGGATTTTTCGTGAATTAAAAATTGATGAAAAACAGTGGTCAGCAAAAGAGTGTGCAAGTTTTATTTCTAATCAAAAAGAGAAAGGCTTACGCGCTAAAGATCTGATACCTGAAGATCCTAAGCAGATAATGTGGCAGACCATCTATAATGACTATCAAGCAATTTGTGACAGAGTTGGCTATGTTGATTTTTCGGAGCTTATTTTACGTGCTTATGAATTATTGTGCAGTGACAAAGATGTATTAAGTTACTGTCAACATCGTTTTTCAAATATTTTAATTGATGAATTCCAAGATACGAATCATATTCAATATTGTTTAGTAAAAAAATTAGCCGGTACAACAGCTAATGTCATGATTGTTGGCGATGATGACCAATCAATTTATAGTTGGCGTGGTGCGAATGCTGATAATTTACAACTCTTTATTAATGATTTTCCAGAAACCGAAATTATTCGATTAGAGCAAAATTATCGTTCAACCAGTACGATTTTAGATGCCGCTAATAAACTTATTGCTAAAAATCAGAATCGATTAGGTAAGAATTTGTGGACAGATCGCAGTGAAGGCGAAAAGATTTCTCTCTATGTCGGTTTCAATGATATTGATGAAGCCAGATTTGTTATTGGGCAGATAAAAAAACACCATGATGCTGGTGAAAAATATTCCAGTTGTGCCATTTTATACCGCAATAACGTGCAGTCTCGACTTTTTGAAGACACACTATTACAAGCAGGTTTACCTTACCAGATTTATGGGTCGATTCGGTTTTATGAACGGCAAGAAGTCAAGTTAGCACTTGCTTATTTACGGCTTCTACATGATCACGATAACGATATGGCATTTGAAGCAACGGTGAATACACCAACGCGGGGTATCGGTAATGTGACCCTTGATAAAATCAGATTAACAGCCAAACAAAATAATATTTCATTATGGAATGCGTGCTTGATGTTAATTCAAATGAATGGATTAACTGAACGGCAGCGATCTGGGGTAAGCCGTTTTCTTGAACTTATGGGATCAATTTATGATGAAGTCGCACAAATACCGTTTTATCAACAACTTGATTTCCTAATCAAATCGTCAGGAATCCAACAAATGTATGAGCAAGAGCCAGGCATTAAAGGACAATCTCGACTTGAAAATCTTGAAGAGTTAGTGTCGGCAGCTGAACAGTTTTATCGTAATAATGAAAATACCGTGATTGAAGATAGTGAAACCGGTCAGACCTTAACCGTGCTTGAATCATTTTTAGCTTATACATCGTTAGAAAGCCGAGATGTGTTAAAAGAACAAGATTCTGTTCAATTGATGACATTACATGCCGCAAAAGGACTTGAATTTGATAATGTCTTTATTGTGGGGCTTGAGGAAGGGCTGTTTCCAGCACAGCGTTCAGCACTAGACATTGACAGAATGGAAGAAGAAAGGCGTCTCGCTTATGTCGGTATTACACGAGCACGCAAGCATTTAACCTTATCGTTATGTGAATTAAGACGCCTTTATGGTCGTGAAGAACGTAACTTACCTTCTCGTTTTTTAGCTGAATTGCCAATCGAAAGATTAAATGAAATCAGTTATCGTGGATTCTTTGCACCACCAGAAGGTCAATCAGCTCAAATCCGTCAAGAAAAGCAGTTTCAACAGAATCGTAGACAATCTTATCTGGATAAAAGTCGCGAAAGTGATGGATATACCTTAGGTAGAAAAGTTAAACATCATCGTTTTGGTGAAGGTACAATAATCAATCTTGATGGTGAAGGTGATCACCGACGTGTTCAAATCGCTTTTGTTAACGAAGGAATCAAATGGCTTGTCATTAAGTTAGCTAATTTAACCTTGCTTTAATTGGATGTTTGCGATTACCGCTAATTGCTATGAATAGAAGGGATCCATATTATCAATATCGATCCTTTTTAGCTGTATTAAATGAGTTTTAATTTGATTGTTCTGCTACCGAGTCGGAAAAAACAGTTTTAAAATTTTGGTTAGTACGGCTACATATCCATTGATCATCAATATAATCAAAATGATATCCTTGTTTAGAGGTTGCTAACCAGACTTGATATAACGGTTCTTGTGTATTTACTATGATTTTACTACTGTTTGGAAAGCTAATAGTAATCACATTTCCATTTGTTTCATAATCGATATCAATGT
This window encodes:
- the xerC gene encoding tyrosine recombinase XerC, producing MNNPNQEHIALLTKPVEQFLNYLKSERQLSLNTQINYRRQLYAIIELAKTAEIFNWQDLDSSAVRLLIGRSKQAGLQARSLSLRLSALRSFCDWMVKNGLMKANPARGVLNPKVGQHLPKNIDIDEINQLLNIEYNDPLSVRDRAMLEVMYGSGLRLSELVNINCRELNLIDGEIRVIGKGNKERKLPLGRESIKWIKHWLSMRDFLEPQDDALFISKLGRRISPRNVEKRFAEWGIKQGLSSHIHPHKLRHSFATHMLESSRDLRAVQELLGHADLSTTQVYTHLDFSHLSDVYDSAHPRAKRGRK
- the cyaY gene encoding iron donor protein CyaY encodes the protein MNITQFRTLTEQLFNNIEIYLDDYSEEHDIDIDYETNGNVITISFPNSSKIIVNTQEPLYQVWLATSKQGYHFDYIDDQWICSRTNQNFKTVFSDSVAEQSN
- the yigB gene encoding 5-amino-6-(5-phospho-D-ribitylamino)uracil phosphatase YigB; this encodes MRFYRSINRIQAMTFDLDDTLYDNSMIVERAEDEIIKTLRQHEQLKNITLSDLHTEKQQVLALNPEIYHDVVIWRIETIKSLLLKMGVSTFNIDDIVQQSMACFNFWRHKMQISESTHQLLATLASKIPLAVITNGNVDIHKIGLSDYFQFSLRGGADGRSKPFPEIFNLAVNKLAVPAKHVLHIGDNLLTDVNGAVNNGLLACWINIYGQDIYHLGDARCLPHIEINHLSELDNLL
- the uvrD gene encoding DNA helicase II, which codes for MEKKQSLLDDLNTEQKDAVTTDNQYTIVLAGAGSGKTRVLVHRIAWLCIEKHYSPHSIFAVTFTNKAAAEMQERIQHLIGEGYFNGMWVGTFHGLTHRLLRMFSQQAKLPSNFQLIDTEDQIRLIKRIFRELKIDEKQWSAKECASFISNQKEKGLRAKDLIPEDPKQIMWQTIYNDYQAICDRVGYVDFSELILRAYELLCSDKDVLSYCQHRFSNILIDEFQDTNHIQYCLVKKLAGTTANVMIVGDDDQSIYSWRGANADNLQLFINDFPETEIIRLEQNYRSTSTILDAANKLIAKNQNRLGKNLWTDRSEGEKISLYVGFNDIDEARFVIGQIKKHHDAGEKYSSCAILYRNNVQSRLFEDTLLQAGLPYQIYGSIRFYERQEVKLALAYLRLLHDHDNDMAFEATVNTPTRGIGNVTLDKIRLTAKQNNISLWNACLMLIQMNGLTERQRSGVSRFLELMGSIYDEVAQIPFYQQLDFLIKSSGIQQMYEQEPGIKGQSRLENLEELVSAAEQFYRNNENTVIEDSETGQTLTVLESFLAYTSLESRDVLKEQDSVQLMTLHAAKGLEFDNVFIVGLEEGLFPAQRSALDIDRMEEERRLAYVGITRARKHLTLSLCELRRLYGREERNLPSRFLAELPIERLNEISYRGFFAPPEGQSAQIRQEKQFQQNRRQSYLDKSRESDGYTLGRKVKHHRFGEGTIINLDGEGDHRRVQIAFVNEGIKWLVIKLANLTLL